Proteins co-encoded in one Halorussus vallis genomic window:
- a CDS encoding DUF7283 family protein: protein MFDAPVDAWYVWLGVALASTVAFGLAASLPSAPPPDAASAADAVDSVAASDYAATRKVPLAADAVKLGPERVALRRDGAVSHATFAYGPVTPAAPGTPLWNVLRGTPPDRAFASPAEWRTWERGDELTVRRVSWEGVDVALVG from the coding sequence ATGTTCGACGCACCCGTCGACGCGTGGTACGTCTGGCTCGGCGTGGCCCTGGCGAGCACGGTCGCATTCGGCCTCGCCGCCTCGCTCCCCAGCGCGCCGCCGCCCGACGCCGCGAGCGCCGCCGACGCGGTCGACTCCGTGGCCGCCAGCGACTACGCCGCGACCAGGAAGGTCCCCCTCGCGGCCGACGCGGTGAAACTCGGTCCCGAGCGCGTCGCCCTCCGGCGCGACGGCGCGGTTTCGCACGCGACGTTCGCCTACGGACCGGTGACGCCTGCCGCGCCGGGAACTCCCCTATGGAACGTGCTCCGGGGGACGCCCCCGGACCGGGCGTTCGCCTCGCCGGCCGAGTGGCGGACGTGGGAGCGCGGCGACGAATTGACCGTCCGGCGGGTTTCGTGGGAGGGAGTCGATGTCGCGCTGGTCGGGTGA
- a CDS encoding DUF7285 family protein: protein MRGQVEPLAALVAVFAVGVALSAYAGVVADALPNPDRNVAGPTAERVRSAVERAGVVRPGRLPSGLRAAPDGYRTNLTLAVGGRAWHAGPSPPESVAASGRADESARPDVAARTVSVRVAPGRIRPGRLRVVVWT, encoded by the coding sequence ATGCGAGGGCAGGTCGAACCCCTCGCCGCGCTGGTCGCCGTCTTCGCGGTCGGCGTCGCGCTGAGCGCCTACGCGGGCGTCGTTGCAGACGCGCTCCCGAACCCCGACCGGAACGTCGCCGGGCCGACCGCCGAGCGGGTTCGCTCGGCGGTCGAGCGCGCAGGGGTCGTTCGACCGGGTCGACTGCCGTCGGGACTCCGCGCGGCGCCCGACGGGTACCGGACGAACCTCACGCTCGCGGTCGGCGGACGGGCGTGGCACGCGGGACCGTCGCCGCCGGAATCGGTCGCGGCGTCGGGCCGCGCCGACGAATCGGCGCGGCCCGACGTTGCTGCCCGAACGGTGAGCGTCCGGGTCGCGCCCGGCCGGATTCGCCCGGGGCGGCTCCGGGTGGTGGTGTGGACGTGA